GAAGCGGTTTTTCACGGTCATTTGAGCGGACAAACCACAATCACAACATCAAGCGAGCGGGAAACCGAACAGGTCGGGCGGAGGCTTGCCACGCAACTGAAATCCGGAAGCACGGTTCTGCTTTACGGCGGCCTCGGCGCGGGCAAAACCGTTCTGGCAAGGGGAATAGCGCGGGGACTCGGTGTTGATGAAGTCGTTTCCAGCCCCACGTTTGTGATAATGAACCGCTATGAAACAACCGAAGGAACGCCGCTCTTTCACTTTGACCTTTACAGAAACCCGTCCGCCGGAGAGTTCGGCGGCCTCGGCTTTGAGGAGATACTGTCGGGAGAGGGAATAGCCGTGATTGAGTGGGCGGAAAACCTGCCGCCGGGGCTGGTTGAAAACCCGGTAACAGTCCGCCTCAGGGCGTCCGGCGACAGCGGGCGGACGCTTGAGATAAGCGGCGCGCTACTTACCGAATGACTGCATAAAGGGGTTGCGCCCGCTCCTGTCCCGCACTTTAATAAAGCCGTGGTCGGTCGCCGTGTGGCAAGTGTTGCACGCCTTGATCATGTCTGAATATGCGCGGCGGGACGCGCCCCGTTTCTCATCTTTGACCGCCCTCTCCAAAGCTTCAAGGACTTCCGCCGTCGCCTCTCCGGACATTTTACCGACAGGGTGGCCGTCATAGGACTCAACCTTCCCTATCTCTTCCAGAACCTCCTCTATCTCGTGCAGATAAAACGAGGCAAGCCGGTAGTTGGCGCTCCTCAAAGCGAGGCCGGTTTTGTGCAGAAAGTATTGAAGGCTTCCCATTGCGGAGACAAGTTCATAGTTCTCCTGCCCCTTGTCCGCCGAGGCGGGAGCGGACACGGCAACGACGCCCGCAAAAAATAAAATCGCAAATCTCATCTGTTTTTCCTCCTTTTGTTTAGAATGAGAAAGAGAGGGAAACCCCTCCCCATGTGCCGGCGGCTTTTACTTCCCCGTCCGCCTTTAATTCCTCTTTGACATCCTTTTGCTTGAAACTGTGGCTCAGGTGTCCGGAAAGGGAAACCCCTTCTTTGACCTCAAGCCCGACCTCAACACCAATCTGAAAGTTGTTGAGCCCGTCATTTTCCTTTGTCCTGTAGCCGAAATCAAACGACTGCGAGAGATAAGGCGACACACTCACCGCATCCCCTCTCACGGGAAGAGCCGCCGCAAGTTTGAGTTCCGCAAAAGACCCCGACCTTTCCCTGTTGTCCGCATAGACAAACCCGAAAGACGGGGAAACAAAGCCGAACCCGCCGTAAGAGGCCTCCGCGCTCCATTCGTTGTCGCCGGGGACGCTTTCGCCGGAAACGTCATGAAACTCAAGCCGCGTGTAGCCGACTCCAAACTCAACGCCCTGATACTCGCCCCCGTATCCGATTCCGTAGTTCATCTCGCCGTAGCCGGTTCTGTCTCCGCCGATAAAATCAAAGGCGGCGGAAAAGCCCCTGTAGCCCACCGACACCCCGGACACATAGACACCGCTTTCGGGAAGGTCGTCCCGCCCCTCGGCGGCGTATCTTGACTCCCAGCCCGCATAAGATTCAAACTCAATACCCGTCAGACCGGCGGCGGCAAACAGGGAGGGAGAAGCCCCCTCTTCCAGAGCCGCGACCGGACCCCCGCCGGACACGCAGAAAAAGAAAACCAGCGCGCAAATCCAATTTTTGCCAAGTGAATGAAGTTTCATTTGAAACCCTCTTAAAAAAGAGACGGCGGAGATAATGACATTGTTGACCTATAATGTCAAGAATGTTTTTCAGCCCTACGGGCGGCGGTCGCTGTTATAATTCAGACACAATACCGAACGGCGGTCGCTTACCGCCCGCCGAATTGGAAAGCATGGATCGTAACAACATCAACTGGATTACCAACTACATCTGGGGCATCGCCGATGATGTGTTGCGCGACATTTATGTTCGCGGCAAGTATCGGGATGTAATACTGCCCATTACAGTATTGCGCCGTC
This region of Candidatus Dadabacteria bacterium genomic DNA includes:
- the tsaE gene encoding tRNA (adenosine(37)-N6)-threonylcarbamoyltransferase complex ATPase subunit type 1 TsaE — translated: MSGQTTITTSSERETEQVGRRLATQLKSGSTVLLYGGLGAGKTVLARGIARGLGVDEVVSSPTFVIMNRYETTEGTPLFHFDLYRNPSAGEFGGLGFEEILSGEGIAVIEWAENLPPGLVENPVTVRLRASGDSGRTLEISGALLTE